From Prevotella sp. oral taxon 299 str. F0039:
ACAAGAACTACGTCTTCCATCTCATAACGAGTGTAAAGCTTTACCTTTCCTGCATTCACCTGACAGCTAAGCGCAGAGTAAGCACCAAGCAACAATTGCTGTCCTGTTTGTCCTTTTGCGTAGAATGTTCTACTTACTTGAGCTCCACCAAAAGAACGGTTTGCTAACATACCACCATACTCACGAGCAAAAGGAACACCTTGAGCTACGCACTGATCGATGATACTATTTGACACTTCTGCTAAACGATAAACGTTTGCTTCACGTGCTCTATAGTCGCCACCTTTAACTGTATCGTAGAAAAGACGATAAACTGAGTCGCCATCATTCTGATAGTTTTTAGCAGCATTGATACCTCCTTGCGCTGCAATAGAGTGCGCACGACGAGGCGAATCTTGTATACAAAAGTTAAGAACATTGAAGCCCATCTCGCCAAGAGATGCAGCTGCACTAGCTCCAGCCAATCCTGTTCCTACAACAATTACATCTAACTTTAATTTATTCTTGGGGTTAACCAAACGTTGATGCGCTTTATAATTGGTCCATTTCTCTGCTATAGGTCCTTCTGGAATCTTTGAATTTATCTGATTAGTCATAATCTTTAAATCTTAAAAGGAAGTAATTAAATTCTTACACACTAAATTAATGGCAGCATAAGCTAGGCGCACAGCCAAACGCAAACGCAAGAACTACAACAAGGAATCCTAACATTAAGATGGTAGAATATACCAAGCCAATTACTTGCCAACGCTTAAACCAAACCTTACCATTAACACCTAAGGTGTGCATTGCACTCCAAAATCCATGAGAAAGGTGTAACCAAATGGCAACAATCCATATAACATAAAGCACTACAAATACAGGATTTGCAAATGTGTCCTTAATGTATGCAAAGCCATCACTAGGAGAAAATTTCATTTCCATGTGCATTAGTTCTGCAAACATCATGTTGTACCAGAAGTTAAAGAGGTGCAATAATAAACCTAAAAGAATGATAATACCCAAAACAAGCATGTTTTGAGATGCCCATTCAACCTTTTTAGGTTTGTCTACTACTGCATATCGCTCGCTTCCACGTGCTCTTCTATTTTGAGCAGTTAAGATAAAAGCATACACAATATGCAACATTGCAAGTCCAGCTAGCCCCATTGTAGCTACAACAGCATACCAGTTGGCACCAAGAAACTCACATACCATATTATAAGCCTCGCCCGAGAATAACGCAACAAGGTTCATTGACATGTGAAAAGTCAAGAATAGAATAAGCGCAATGCCTGTTAAAGACATTATAACTTTTCTACCAATAGAGGATTTAAATAACCACATAATTGACTGAAAATTTATTATTTAATTGTTAGAATATATC
This genomic window contains:
- a CDS encoding succinate dehydrogenase/fumarate reductase cytochrome b subunit; the encoded protein is MWLFKSSIGRKVIMSLTGIALILFLTFHMSMNLVALFSGEAYNMVCEFLGANWYAVVATMGLAGLAMLHIVYAFILTAQNRRARGSERYAVVDKPKKVEWASQNMLVLGIIILLGLLLHLFNFWYNMMFAELMHMEMKFSPSDGFAYIKDTFANPVFVVLYVIWIVAIWLHLSHGFWSAMHTLGVNGKVWFKRWQVIGLVYSTILMLGFLVVVLAFAFGCAPSLCCH